A DNA window from Macadamia integrifolia cultivar HAES 741 chromosome 4, SCU_Mint_v3, whole genome shotgun sequence contains the following coding sequences:
- the LOC122075380 gene encoding growth-regulating factor 1-like, whose amino-acid sequence MDFGMVGLNDFVDSENGFNPLISETRQKGYGSGFLKQERSGPVEDDWRSLKMTRTDDLSASKPMLHHQRTPTLLRSNSLFPDSHHQPQMLSFSSSXXXXXXXLLSNDVAFEERGLQNAAFSYYPNPSSSYIRSTGLGSGNLNTSMHGILTGFRGPFTPSQWMELEHQALIYKYITANVPIPSNLLIPIRKSLNPMGYTSLSVGSLRPNTLGWGSFHLGFSGNTDPEPGRCRRTDGKKWRCSRDAVADQKYCERHMNRGRHRSRKPVEGHTGQAVSGSASAKVMPMASSSSVSAVSGGGASNSINMAPHHQIKSLQPSDAANPSAVPHINRAFPYKENLGDRMQDPQGLSITSPNTNLKPKDTLFSVPKQQNPFEYTSQAEFGLLSSGSLPNPARRGGSGSHVSSSRNFGSSSSSSDLNDRDPQAQQHHPLRHFIDDWPENRSDRSPVAAAWPEVEEIQSDRTQLSISIPMASSDFSSSSPSPTQEKLNMSPLRLSRESDPIQMGLGVGSILNEPTMATQRHMNWIPNPWETSMGGPLGEVLNNTNNNSNSNNMSTSNTTVNSAAGEGSSVSALNLMTEAWDGSPRLGSSPTGVLQKATFGSLSNSSSGSTPRAENSKTYDGFRLCDDLVGSTLVNSSSIPSL is encoded by the exons ATGGATTTCGGGATGGTGGGTTTGAATGACTTTGTGGACTCTGAAAATGGTTTTAATCCTCTCATTTCAGAAACCAGGCAAAAGGGGTATGGATCTGGGTTCCTCAAGCAAGAGAGATCTGGGCCTGTGGAAGATGATTGGAGAAGCTTGAAAATGACCAGAACAGATGATTTATCGGCCTCGAAACCAATGCTGCATCACCAGAGGACTCCTACGCTGCTGAGATCTAATTCCTTGTTCCCTGACAGTCACCACCAACCTCAGATGTTGAGTTTCTCTTCGTCCANNNNNNNNNNNNNNNNNNNNCTACTCAGTAACGATGTTGCATTTGAAGAGAGGGGTCTACAAAATGCAGCCTTTTCTTACTATCCCAATCCATCGTCTTCTTATATCAGGAGTACAG GTTTGGGTTCTGGTAACTTGAATACAAGCATGCATGGGATTTTAACAGGGTTTAGAGGGCCATTCACTCCATCTCAGTGGATGGAGCTGGAACACCAGGCCTTGATCTACAAGTACATCACTGCGAACGTGCCTATACCCTCTAATCTTCTTATCCCCATCAGGAAATCACTCAACCCAATGGGGTATACAAGCTTGTCTGTTGGCTCCCTGAGACCCAATACAT TGGGATGGGGTTCTTTCCATCTGGGTTTCTCCGGTAACACTGATCCCGAACCAGGGAGGTGTCGTCGGACGGATGGCAAGAAATGGCGGTGCTCTAGAGATGCAGTTGCCGATCAGAAGTATTGTGAGCGGCACATGAACAGGGGCCGCCATCGTTCAAGAAAGCCTGTGGAAGGCCACACTGGCCAGGCCGTCTCCGGATCCGCATCCGCTAAGGTGATGCCAATGGCTTCCTCATCATCTGTTTCAGCAGTTTCCGGTGGCGGTGCATCGAACAGCATCAACATGGCGCCGCATCACCAGATCAAGAGCTTACAGCCAAGTGATGCTGCTAACCCTTCTGCTGTCCCCCACATCAACAG GGCCTTCCCTTACAAAGAAAATTTGGGTGATCGAATGCAAGATCCGCAGGGTCTGTCCATAACCTCCCCTAATACGAACCTGAAACCCAAGGATACTCTGTTCTCCGTGCCAAAACAGCAAAATCCATTTGAATATACCTCCCAAGCAGAGTTCGGACTCCTTTCCTCTGGTTCTCTCCCAAATCCTGCGCGGAGAGGTGGTTCAGGTTCCCATGTGAGCAGCAGTAGAAACTTcggttcttcctcttcctcgtcTGACCTCAATGACCGGGATCCGCAAGCGCAACAACATCATCCGCTTCGCCACTTCATTGACGACTGGCCCGAGAATAGGTCAGATAGGTCACCTGTTGCTGCTGCCTGGCCGGAAGTAGAAGAAATTCAGTCAGACCGAACCCAGTTATCGATATCAATTCCAATGGCTTCTTCTGATTTCTCATCATCATCGCCGTCGCCCACCCAGGAGAAACTCAACATGTCCCCGCTGAGACTGTCACGTGAGTCTGACCCAATTCAGATGGGTTTAGGGGTGGGTAGCATACTGAATGAGCCCACCATGGCCACCCAGAGACATATGAACTGGATACCCAACCCTTGGGAGACTTCCATGGGGGGACCTCTTGGGGAGGTCCTCAACAACACCAATAATAACAGTAACAGCAACAACATGAGCACCAGTAATACAACTGTTAATTCAGCTGCAGGGGAGGGCTCCTCTGTATCAGCTCTCAACCTCATGACAGAAGCGTGGGACGGGAGTCCTCGGTTGGGGTCGTCTCCAACTGGGGTCTTACAGAAAGCCACCTTCGGTTCCCTTTCAAACAGTAGCTCAGGGAGCACCCCAAGAGCTGAGAACAGCAAGACTTACGATGGGTTTAGGCTATGTGATGATCTCGTTGGCTCAACTCTTGTAAATTCCTCCTCCATCCCTTCCCTGTAA
- the LOC122076605 gene encoding thioredoxin-like protein AAED1, chloroplastic produces MSILHLSAETLLLRQPLSLSRPPPSYSSTSYLSLSPSPSPSKFLLRSSTSSSITTLHPAKLRYGRRLSFVTRASSSDFSESIGDILGDVGIFTATGEPVMFKDLWDQKEGMAVVAFLRHFGCPCCWELASVLKEFRPRFDLAGVKLIAVGVGTPNKARLLAERLPFPLDCLYADPDRKAYDVLGLYYGFGRTFFNPASAKVFSRYESLQKAVKNYTIEATPDDRSSVLQQGGMLIFKGKQLVYARKDEGTGDHASLDDILDICCKAPVA; encoded by the exons ATGTCTATCCTCCACCTTTCTGCAGAGACACTGTTACTTCGACAACCTCTAAGTCTCAGCCGCCCTCCCCCGTCCTACTCTTCAACCtcatacctctctctctctccctctccctctccctcgaAATTCCTTCTTCGGTCATCTACTTCTTCATCCATCACCACTCTCCATCCGGCAAAGTTGAGGTACGGCAGAAGACTTTCATTCGTCACAAGGGCTTCTTCATCTGATTTCAGCGAAAGCATCGGCGATATCCTTGGTGATGTTGGTATTTTCACTGCTACCGGTGAACCCGTCATGTTTAAGGATCTATGGGATCAGAAAGAG GGAATGGCTGTGGTTGCATTCTTGAGGCACTTTGGCTGTCCCTGCTG CTGGGAACTTGCTTCCGTACTGAAAGAGTTCAGACCTCGATTTGATTTGGCTGGTGTAAAACTAATTGCTGTTGGCGTTGGAACTCCGAACAAAGCTCGTTTACTAGCCGAACGG CTACCATTTCCATTGGATTGCCTTTATGCTGATCCGGACCGGAAG GCATATGATGTTTTGGGCTTATATTATGGTTTTGGCCGCACATTCTTCAACCCAGCCAGT GCTAAAGTGTTCTCAAGATATGAGTCACTACAGAAAGCTGTGAAGAATTATACAATTGAAGCCACACCAGATGATAGAAGTAGTGTCTTGCAACAG GGAGGAATGCTTATCTTCAAAGGGAAGCAGTTGGTGTATGCAAGGAAAGATGAAGGGACAGGAGATCATGCCTCTTTGGATGATATCCTTGACATCTGCTGCAAAGCTCCGGTTGCATGA